A window of the Gossypium arboreum isolate Shixiya-1 chromosome 2, ASM2569848v2, whole genome shotgun sequence genome harbors these coding sequences:
- the LOC108469975 gene encoding uncharacterized protein LOC108469975 codes for MSWLARSIANSLKLDDDDDDDRTNAALDPKPESDPNPNQASPSHSHSSSDPNTPRGVKEDLSELTKTLSRQFWGVASFLAPPPPESSEQQPDHAAEKEENSLRPPPSSDDTDELSDEALIAGIRSDLSEIGGRFKTGISKLSNNINVSEFTKIASNFLQFGSEGEGVETYESGIAVGVTEEVVAFARDLAMHPETWLDFPVPDDDGFDDFDMSDEQQEHALAVERLAPRLAALRIELCPGYMSEGCFWKIYFVLLHPRLNKQDAELLSTSQIVEARAMLMQGIQNRSKAKMEEQHSETGTSNIKADLPHEEFLSVPSPAQSKPTPFNESGTEAAATAVAVEVATEKHPVLTTEMQVVDKSVIDEEPKKEVKHQHSTSASSEVSIEKFEDDADDWLKEETSEAVGTSATTIPLGNDEDVSFSDLEDDDDDMPINYKKVTSGSDSSAKDSREWVQLSRSSMDSVKNVNCVGNEHSGSEQVSTRNPETKESNDWLDIEEIM; via the exons atGTCGTGGTTAGCTAGATCGATTGCTAACTCGCTCAAGCTTGACGACGACGACGACGACGATCGGACCAATGCGGCGCTGGATCCGAAACCCGAATCCGATCCGAATCCTAACCAAGCCTCTCCTTCTCATTCCCATTCATCATCGGATCCCAACACTCCACGTGGCGTCAAAGAAGACCTATCCGAGCTTACCAAAACCCTATCTCGTCAATTCTGGGGTGTTGCTTCCTTCCTCGCTCCTCCTCCTCCGGAATCATCGGAGCAGCAGCCCGATCACGCGGCTGAGAAGGAGGAAAACTCTCTCCGGCCACCGCCGTCTTCTGATGATACGGATGAGTTGTCGGATGAGGCATTGATAGCGGGAATCCGTAGCGATTTATCTGAGATCGGTGGGAGATTCAAGACTGGAATCTCGAAGCTGTCTAATAATATTAATGTCTCGGAGTTCACTAAGATCGCTTCGAATTTCCTTCAGTTTGGATCCGAAGGTGAGGGTGTTGAAACATACGAGAGTGGAATCGCTGTTGGTGTGACCGAAGAAGTGGTCGCGTTCGCGAGGGATCTCGCGATGCATCCAGAGACTTGGCTTGATTTTCCGGTGCCCGATGATGATGGTTTTGATG ATTTTGACATGTCTGATGAGCAACAAGAACATGCTTTAGCTGTTGAACGTCTTGCACCAAGATTGGCTGCTCTTAGGATTGAACTTTGCCCAGGATATATGAGTGAGGGTTGCTTTTGGAAGATCTATTTTGTACTTCTTCATCCTCGGCTTAATAAACAAGATGCAGAACTTCTGTCTACTTCCCAA ATAGTTGAAGCAAGAGCAATGTTAATGCAAGGGATACAGAACCGATCTAAGGCTAAGATGGAAGAACAACATTCTGAAACTGGCACTTCAAATATAAAGGCTGATTTACCACATGAAGAGTTTCTTTCTGTGCCTTCTCCCGCTCAATCTAAGCCAACACCATTTAATGAATCTGGAACTGAAGCAGCCGCTACTGCTGTAGCTGTTGAAGTTGCAACAGAAAAGCACCCAGTTCTGACTACTGAGATGCAGGTTGTTGACAAGTCTGTCATTGATGAAGAGCCAAAGAAAGAagtcaaacatcaacattcaACATCTGCTTCCTCTGAAGTTTCTATCGAGAAATTTGAAGATGATGCTGATGACTGGTTAAAAGAGGAAACTTCGGAGGCAGTTGGCACAAGTGCTACCACCATCCCTCTTGGAAATGATGAGGATGTTTCATTCAGTGATCTTGAGGATGATGATGACGACATGCCAATAAACTACAAGAAAGTCACATCTGGTTCTGATTCTTCAGCAAAAGACTCAAGAGAGTGGGTTCAACTCAGCAGGAGCTCTATGGACTCAGTAAAAAACGTTAACTGTGTTGGCAACGAACATTCTGGGTCTGAGCAGGTAAGTACTCGTAACCCTGAAACCAAGGAATCAAATGATTGGCTTGATATCGAAGAAATCATGTGA